In a single window of the Euwallacea fornicatus isolate EFF26 chromosome 5, ASM4011564v1, whole genome shotgun sequence genome:
- the LOC136339078 gene encoding E3 ubiquitin-protein ligase rififylin-like, which produces MPCSKCNSDFTLINWKIKCGECEDKYCNKCLKRKNGVLYCEVCLVLIKRPPDRVKLMELRVKDLRNYLNKNKVSTYGLVEKNELVDLLCNKYIPEKQHRGVDKLTANFGDPLRPINGFFNNLESVITETRPTTVPAPAPKPRVVPPSAPPHEEPLQPQPTTSQVTETTPQASPLLQRHPRLEDFSRVEELNELTPKQLKILLTINRVEFRGCIEKEELLERARRLWEDNNRNKDIAEDVPFEELCKLCMNAPLDCVLLECGHITTCIECGKKLAECPICRRYVVRVVRTFKA; this is translated from the coding sequence ATGCCTTGTTCTAAATGCAATTCCGACTTTACATTAATTAACTGGAAAATCAAGTGCGGGGAATGTGAAGACAAATACTGCAACAAATGCCTGAAACGCAAAAATGGAGTTCTGTACTGCGAGGTATGTCTAGTGCTAATCAAGCGGCCGCCCGACCGTGTTAAACTAATGGAGCTCCGTGTCAAAGACctccgaaactacttgaacaaaaacaaagtgtctacaTATGGTTTAGTTGAGAAAAATGAGTTGGTAGATTTGTTGTGCAACAAATACATACCTGAGAAACAGCACAGAGGGGTGGATAAACTTACTGCAAACTTCGGCGATCCTCTGAGGCCCATTAATGgattcttcaataatttagAATCAGTTATTACTGAAACTCGCCCAACTACAGTGCCAGCACCTGCACCAAAACCCCGAGTTGTACCACCTTCTGCACCTCCGCATGAGGAACCATTGCAGCCACAGCCAACAACCTCACAGGTTACTGAAACAACTCCTCAAGCTAGTCCATTACTACAAAGACACCCAAGATTAGAAGACTTTTCTAGAGTTGAAGAATTGAATGAATTAACTCCAAAGCAATTAAAGATTCTCTTGACTATTAATAGAGTGGAGTTCCGGGGATGTATAGAGAAAGAAGAGCTGCTGGAGAGAGCTAGAAGACTTTGGGAAGACAATAATCGAAACAAAGATATTGCTGAGGATGTGCCATTTGAGGAGCTTTGCAAGCTTTGTATGAATGCTCCATTGGACTGCGTTTTGCTTGAGTGCGGTCACATTACTACTTGCATTGAGTGTGGGAAGAAATTAGCTGAGTGTCCAATCTGTCGCAGATACGTTGTGAGAGTGGTTAGAACATTTAAAGCTTGA
- the LOC136339077 gene encoding alpha-ketoglutarate-dependent dioxygenase alkB homolog 4, which produces MNTTRPCGCKGHRTCLRCELIHKIPTSGNNIKKSPLKKLVYCLYCNLCYPNEDPNSYKSHPNHKGEAVKLEGLYIQEDFITEEEHDTLMQNIDSMPWDVSQSGRRKQNFGPKTNFKGRKLRLGNFSGFPAFSKFVQQKFEEVPLMQGFQTIEQCSLDYDPKRGSSIEPHVDDCWVWGERVVTVNLLSDSVLTLTPNEHLERYNLDLVKTYPPVLGGFGNLVSAVIFVPMPRKSLIIMYGSARYDYEHRVVREDVKERRVCLAYREFTPIFLDGGECYQEGKVITEKAKKFYS; this is translated from the coding sequence ATGAATACGACTCGTCCCTGTGGCTGCAAAGGCCACAGAACATGTCTTCGTTGTGAGTTAATCCACAAAATTCCCACTTCAGGGAATAACATCAAGAAAAGTCCCTTAAAAAAACTGGTTTACTGTCTTTACTGCAACTTATGTTACCCTAATGAGGACCCCAATTCCTACAAATCTCACCCTAACCACAAAGGAGAAGCAGTCAAATTAGAGGGTCTATACATCCAAGAAGATTTCATAACTGAAGAGGAGCATGATACGTTAATGCAAAACATTGATTCAATGCCTTGGGATGTCTCACAAAGTGGCAGAAGGAAGCAAAATTTTGGCCCCAAGACCAACTTCAAAGGACGCAAGCTACGCCTTGGCAACTTTAGCGGCTTTCCCGCTTTCTCCAAATTTGTACAacagaaatttgaagaagtGCCCTTAATgcaaggtttccaaaccattGAACAATGCTCATTGGATTATGATCCCAAACGAGGCTCATCCATTGAGCCCCATGTGGATGATTGCTGGGTTTGGGGGGAAAGAGTAGTGACTGTTAATTTGTTAAGTGACTCAGTGCTTACATTGACTCCAAATGAACATTTAGAGAGGTACAACTTGGATTTAGTGAAGACATATCCTCCTGTTTTAGGAGGTTTTGGCAATTTAGTGAGTGCAGTGATATTTGTCCCTATGCCTAGGAAGTCATTAATTATCATGTATGGTAGTGCTAGGTACGACTATGAGCATAGAGTAGTAAGAGAGGATGTGAAGGAGAGGAGGGTTTGTTTGGCATATAGGGAGTTTACTCCTATATTTTTGGATGGAGGAGAATGTTATCAAGAGGGAAAAGTTATCACGGAGAAGGCTAAAAAGTTTTACTCTTAA